Proteins co-encoded in one Fusarium fujikuroi IMI 58289 draft genome, chromosome FFUJ_chr06 genomic window:
- a CDS encoding probable nucleolar protein 10 translates to MKLSNPGTVPVYTISGASSARPLPDWLARRRKRSLKDDAEYQNRVELLQDFEFEEASNCIRVSEDGDWIMSTGTYKPQIHVHNLPQLSLSFARHTNSLNHSFELLSTDYSKSLHLQTDRRLEFHTPMGCHYEVRLPRYGRALVYDRQSTEALVPAVGLDSDGKGEVFRLNLELGRFMKSYQVDVGGDDELTGGGLQGGIGVGSVNTAAIAENTHNLLAFGTSIGTVEFWDPRSKSRVALLGGHEGEVTALDFSPSGLSIVTGASSGMMQIFDLRRPVPLMKKDQGYGFPVHKIMHMTTASQEKKILSADKRIIKLWDEETGDPWTSVEPIVDINDVAWCKNTGMIMTANEGKQQHAFFVPQLGPAPKWCSFLDNMVEEMAEEVHTETYDNYKFLTLPELKQLSLSHLVGKTNLLRPYMHGYFVASKLYEQARLIANPYVWEEERTKRIKDKVEKERASRIRGTKKVKVNQKMVDKILKKQENRDEVDTNVGVLGDSRFSKMFEDEAFQVDETTGEFRALNPSTAVGQQVDAKAPARYQGKDSDDDASSDEDMEKKVPAPRRKNKDEDVVMRVSSTSNQGRAVKDTALGSRQQKSGRTHQARGEVVGERQVSFIPESRRKQKKREEELPAEPRDKRTGAARRSASGNTFRRI, encoded by the coding sequence ATGAAGCTTTCAAATCCGGGAACAGTTCCCGTATATACAATTTCGGGCGCATCTAGTGCCCGACCTCTACCCGACTGGCTTGCGCGACGCAGAAAGCGAAGTTTGAAGGACGATGCTGAATACCAGAATCGTGTCGAGCTTCTGCAGGATTTCGAGTTCGAAGAGGCTAGTAACTGTATCCGGGTCAGTGAGGATGGCGACTGGATCATGAGTACAGGCACATACAAGCCGCAGATTCATGTTCATAACCTACCTCAGCTGTCGCTGTCTTTCGCTCGTCATACCAACTCCCTCAATCACTCATTTGAGCTCCTATCAACCGATTACTCCAAAtctcttcaccttcaaaCCGATCGCCGCCTCGAATTCCACACCCCCATGGGCTGCCATTACGAAGTCCGTCTTCCCAGATATGGGCGAGCTCTTGTCTACGACCGGCAATCTACCGAGGCTCTCGTGCCAGCGGTGGGCTTGGATAGCGATGGTAAGGGCGAGGTGTTTCgcctcaaccttgagctAGGACGCTTCATGAAGTCATATCAGGTCGATGTTGGTGGCGACGATGAACTTACTGGGGGCGGTTTACAAGGAGGTATTGGGGTTGGTAGCGTCAACACGGCTGCTATCGCTGAGAATACTCACAACTTGCTCGCTTTTGGGACTTCGATAGGAACAGTTGAGTTTTGGGACCCCCGATCCAAGTCCAGGGTTGCCTTGCTAGGAGGCCACGAAGGCGAAGTTACAGCATTGGACTTCAGCCCTTCGGGCCTTTCTATCGTTACGGGTGCTTCGAGTGGCATGATGCAGATTTTCGATCTGCGACGACCCGTGCCCCTCATGAAGAAGGATCAAGGATACGGTTTCCCTGTGCATAAGATCATGCATATGACGACGGCATcacaagaaaagaaaattcTGTCAGCGGATAAGCGCATCATCAAGCTATGGGATGAGGAGACAGGAGATCCTTGGACGTCAGTAGAGCCTATCGTGGACATCAACGACGTTGCATGGTGCAAGAATACCGGTATGATCATGACAGCCAACGAAGGCAAGCAGCAACATGCGTTCTTCGTTCCCCAACTAGGTCCCGCTCCTAAATGGTGCTCATTCTTGGACAACATGGTCGAAGAAATGGCGGAAGAGGTGCACACCGAAACATACGACAACTACAAGTTCTTGACACTACCCGAACTGAAGCAGCTGAGCTTGTCCCACCTGGTTGGAAAGACCAACCTACTTCGACCTTACATGCACGGATACTTTGTGGCCTCCAAGCTGTACGAGCAAGCTAGATTGATTGCCAACCCATACGTctgggaagaggagaggacgAAGCGTATCAAGGATAAGGTCGAGAAGGAACGCGCAAGTAGAATCAGAGGCACtaagaaggtcaaggtcaaccagaagatggtggataagattctcaagaagcaagagaatAGAGATGAGGTTGACACCAATGTCGGTGTTCTTGGTGATTCCCGTTTCAGCAAGATGTTCGAGGATGAAGCCTTCCAGGTGGACGAGACTACTGGAGAGTTCCGTGCTCTCAACCCAAGCACTGCGGTGGGACAGCAGGTCGATGCGAAGGCCCCGGCCCGTTATCAGGGCAAGGactctgacgatgatgcgTCCAGTGATGAAGATATGGAGAAGAAAGTCCCAGCGCCAAGGCGAAAGAACAAGGACGAAGACGTCGTCATGCGTGTGTCGTCAACCAGCAACCAGGGACGGGCTGTCAAGGACACGGCACTTGGCTCGAGACAGCAGAAGTCGGGGCGCACTCACCAGGCCCGAGGAGAGGTTGTTGGCGAGCGCCAAGTGTCCTTCATTCCAGAGTCAAGGAGaaagcaaaagaagagagaggaggaGCTGCCTGCTGAACCCCGGGACAAACGAACAGGAGCTGCTCGACGCAGCGCTAGTGGCAACACATTTAGACGGATCTAA